Proteins from a genomic interval of Solea solea chromosome 10, fSolSol10.1, whole genome shotgun sequence:
- the LOC131467586 gene encoding protein FAM83B-like, translating to MTSNLSCLSSLKEDDSPLYIQPHYKESYRLAIYALLCGGRDAYEEFLCAEQISHFLSEEEIFFILQNAESPLVEDDAEGREVTEVASPSTYFPMESDEEVPDLDLGWPEVALEGTDTSISLLFQPPRENTPSIKEVVRKQIQEARKVIAIAMDIFTDVDIFKEIVSATLRGVVVYILLDDSQFASFLTMSHRVGVNIQDLKNIRVRTVQGQQYQCQSGVKFYGDMEQKFILVDCQTVLYGTYSYTWSSEKINLSMVLVVTGQLVSSYDEEFRRLYARSTVPEVLSREKLSAQYLRDTVTLQSPNSSQLSLHQLHMNPRGMHGMRSAQDDRLINTTILTRGVSVQDRLHQSHCPEMGTLVRGHSYGGELQKLNSMSRLRMGTKDVGPHDRTTSHLRGGGDLMPTSRLSQQHLRHRTRYGTDQNLIPFNSETSLNRWKIDTYFNENDAPLDASTDALSPMISPYSSHSGLNDHQSQLIHNRSREIKSRLEEMRQKRLSLQDYTNLRQSQESLRSMYPTIERPKYMSSLRNLDMKQSGAELDTQNGRIVESAIQKIRERERGNEPLSRTVSAADLDMKMTDPSLKLSHLQTSNLSIQHLRTMESLKEIPEEKDSSNTRINISDVAVSHNGYEESSKDEIADPKGKLSFPAESQRTGEVRGSHGSIGKLANSSGPATPKEKKKSVSKDVDNTPKISNPSTESQHSSETKGSHSEKRREEPSLQRKNSMRMKVQSMLSSDEKKEKASKKEDKSLQRKSSMRSQNASGSNQPLKGDHSQTPAAGQTRKGQSPTTSRLQNSSSPVDKHKAAFPRLSPHRSSKRKTNLAADQDQGSKSTLDDEGATVLQTRREKAYSRYEYLLSTERIPMDKSTRMTSMYSSERDIDYSMYQAQSGTDNKLGRFMQRVGNLISKNK from the exons atgacgtccaatctgtcCTGCCTGTCCTCTCTGAAGGAAGACGACAGTCCACTCTACATTCAGCCACACTACAAAGAATCCTACCGCTTGGCCATTTATGCCCTGCTCTGTGGCGGCAGAGACGCCTACGAGGAGTTTCTGTGCGCCGAGCAGATCAGCCACTTCCTTTCTGAGGAGGAGATCTTCTTCATCCTACAGAATGCTGAGTCGCCGCTCGTGGAGGATGACGCAGAGGGCAGAGAGGTCACGGAGGTGGCCAGCCCCTCCACCTACTTCCCAATGGAGTCGGACGAGGAGGTGCCGGACCTGGACCTGGGCTGGCCCGAGGTCGCACTGGAGGGCACGGACACAAGCATCAGCCTGTTGTTCCAACCGCCCCGAGAGAACACGCCAAGCATCAAGGAAGTGGTCCGCAAACAGATTCAGGAGGCGAGGAAG GTTATCGCCATAGCGATGGACATCTTCACCGATGTTGACATCTTCAAAGAGATCGTCAGCGCCACGCTGAGGGGCGTGGTCGTCTACATCCTCCTGGATGATTCCCAGTTCGCGAGCTTCCTCACCATGTCACACAGAGTGGGCGTGAACATCCAGGACCTGAAG AACATTCGAGTTCGGACCGTTCAGGGGCAGCAGTACCAGTGCCAGTCTGGGGTCAAGTTTTATGGCGATATGGAGCAGAAGTTTATCCTGGTGGACTGCCAGACCGTTTTGTATGGAACTTACAG CTATACGTGGTCATCTGAGAAGATTAACCTCAGTATGGTTCTGGTGGTAACTGGTCAGCTGGTTAGCTCTTATGACGAGGAGTTTCGGAGGCTGTACGCTCGCTCCACAGTTCCTGAGGTTCTGTCCAGGGAGAAGCTGTCTGCCCAGTACCTGAGAGACACAGTGACCTTGCAGAGCCCAAACTCCAGCCAACTTTCCCTTCACCAGCTTCATATGAACCCCAGAGGGATGCACGGCATGAGAAGTGCACAGGATGACAGGTTAATTAACACCACCATACTAACAAGGGGCGTGAGTGTCCAGGATAGGCTCCATCAGTCTCACTGTCCTGAGATGGGGACACTGGTGCGGGGTCACAGTTACGGTGGAGAACTGCAAAAGTTAAACTCAATGAGTCGGCTGAGGATGGGGACCAAGGACGTTGGACCACATGACAGGACTACTTCTCACCTGAGAGGGGGTGGTGACTTGATGCCAACAAGCAGGTTATCTCAGCAGCACCTTCGCCATCGCACTCGCTATGGTACGGACCAGAATCTGATCCCATTTAACTCGGAAACCTCGCTGAACAGGTGGAAGATCGACACATACTTTAATGAAAATGATGCTCCTCTAGATGCATCAACTGATGCACTATCCCCAATGATATCCCCATACAGCAGTCACTCAGGCTTAAATGACCACCAGTCACAACTGATTCACAACAGATCGAGGGAAATTAAGTCCAGGTTGGAGGAAATGAGGCAAAAGAGGCTCAGTCTGCAGGACTATACCAATCTCAGGCAGAGCCAAGAGTCCTTGAGGTCCATGTATCCCACTATAGAAAGACCTAAATATATGTCGTCACTGAGAAATCTAGACATGAAGCAAAGCGGGGCAGAGTTGGACACACAAAATGGTCGTATTGTGGAATCAGCTATCCAGAAAATTAGGGAGCGCGAGCGAGGCAATGAGCCTCTTTCCAGGACAGTATCAGCTGCTGACTTAGATATGAAAATGACTGACCCATCACTCAAACTCTCTCATTTGCAGACAAGCAATCTCAGTATCCAGCACCTGAGAACTATGGAGTCTTTGAAGGAGATCCCCGAAGAAAAAGATAGTTCTAATACTCGTATCAACATTTCAGATGTAGCTGTGTCCCACAATGGATATGAGGAAAGTAGCAAAGATGAAATTGCTGATCCAAAAGGGAAATTAAGCTTTCCTGCAGAATCACAACGTACAGGTGAGGTCAGAGGAAGTCATGGTTCTATAGGGAAGCTGGCAAACAGTTCAGGCCCAGCTACtcctaaagaaaaaaagaaatcggTTTCTAAAGATGTAGACAACACACCAAAGATCTCAAACCCATCTACAGAATCGCAGCATTCATCAGAGACCAAGGGAAGTCACTCAGAAAAGCGACGAGAGGAACCATCACTTCAGAGGAAGAATTCCATGAGAATGAAAGTTCAATCAATGCTTTCGTcagatgaaaagaaagagaaagcatCCAAAAAAGAGGACAAGTCTCTCCAAAGGAAATCCTCAATGAGATCACAGAATGCCTCAGGATCAAATCAACCTCTCAAAGGGGATCATTCACAGACACCTGCTGCAGGACAAACAAGGAAAGGTCAATCACCAACCACCTCAAGGTTGCAGAACTCTAGCAGTCCAGTCGACAAGCATAAAGCTGCATTCCCAAGATTATCACCTCATCGTTCAagcaaaagaaagacaaaccTTGCAGCTGATCAGGATCAAGGCTCAAAGAGCACTCTGGATGACGAGGGGGCAACTGTTTTACAAACCAGAAGAGAGAAAGCCTACAGCCGGTATGAGTATTTGCTTAGTACTGAAAGGATTCCTATGGATAAGTCCACAAGGATGACAAGCATGTATTCCTCTGAGAGAGACATTGACTATTCA